The following DNA comes from Nitrogeniibacter aestuarii.
GACAACGACGGGAGTCATCCGGGAGCCATGATCAAACAACGAACCCTCAAATCCAGCGTCTCCGCCACCGGCGTGGGACTGCATGGCGGCCGGAAAGTGACGCTCACCCTGCGTCCGGCGGCGCCGGACACAGGGGTCGTGTTCCATCGTGTCGATCTCGATCCGGTCGTGAGCATGCCGGCCGATCCGTATGCCGTGTGCGACACGCGTATGTGCTCGGGCCTTCAGAAGGACGGTGCCAAGGTCAATACGGTCGAGCATCTGATGTCTGCACTTGCCGGGCTGGGTGTGGACAACGTGCATATCGACGTCGATGCGCCGGAAATTCCGATTCTTGATGGCAGCGCAAGTCCCTTTGTCTTTCTGGTGCAGTCCGCCGGGCTTGAGGAGCAGAAGGCCCCCAAGCGCTTCCTGCGCGTCAGAAAAACGGTGGAGTACAAGGAAGACGACAAGTGGGTTCGTCTTGAACCCTACGACGGCTTCAGGCTCAACTTTGCCATCGTGTTCAATCATCCGGCCATTTCCCGGACCGGCACCGAAGTGACAGTGGATTTCGCTGACCAGTCGTATGCTCGCGATGTGGCGCGTGCGCGCACCTTCGGTTTTACTCAGGATGTTGACGTGCTGCGTGCGAACGGCCTTGGCCTGGGCGCGAGCATGGACAACGCCATCGTGATGGACGAGTACCGTGTGCTCAATGTGGATGGCCTCCGCTACGGCGACGAGTTCGTCAAGCACAAGGTGCTCGACGCCATCGGCGATCTCTACCTGTGCGGCCACCCGCTGCTGGCGAGCTACTCGGCCTACAAGGCGGGGCATGCCCTGAACAATCAGATCCTGCGGGTGCTGCTCGAAGATGAGAGTGCCTGGGAAATCGTGACCTTCGAGCAGGAAACCAAGGCGGCCCCCGGCGTGGCCGGCATGTTCGAACCGGTATGGGCCTGATCGCGAACCGATGTTCGTGATCCGTCTGGCCGCCGTGCTCGCGCTACTGAGCGTGGGCGGTGCCATTGTTCTGTATTTGCTGACCGGAAACCCTGCCTACCGTGTCTGGGCGTGGCGCTTTGCGCGTATCGGCGCGGTGGTTCTGCTGGTCTTTCTCGGGCTGCTGTTCATTGAGCGATTGCTCGCCCCCATGATCTGATCTGGCCAGTCAGTCTTCCCGCGTGCGGCTGTGTTGCACGAAGCGCTCCAGCGCTTTTCTCAGCGGATCGTCCTCCGGTAAGTGTGCCGCGAGATCATGCAGCGTTTCGCAAGTGTCCTGGCTGACCTCCCGGATCGTGGGTGGTCGTGCCGGCGGCACGCTGGCGGGGGGGCGTGTGGCGACCTTGATCGACGACAGGACGACACCCTGGGCAAGCAGCGCATTGAGTAGCCGTGGTGCCGCCTGGCGCAGTTTGGCCGCGATGGCGCCATTGTTGGCGTGAATCACCAGCACATCGTCTTTCAGGTTCGCCACGTGGCACAGACCCGCCAGATAGGGGGGGAGTGCTTCAGCCACGTGGGTCTGCAGCCGCGTGAGTCGAGACGCGTGAGCCTTGAGGCGATCGAGCGTGTCGGCACGGCCGACAAAACGGTTGAGCGGTTGAGTCATGGTTTGATTCCAGTGCTATCGGCATGTCGGGCAGGCGTTTTCACTCCCAAGGGCCTGTCATGCCGACCGTGCTAGTATTCGCATTTTGCCCGATCTGCCGCCCACTCAACATGATTTCCGGCCTTCTCAAGAAAGTCTTCGGTAGCCGCAACGACCGGCTGATCCGTCAGTATTCCAAGACCGTTCGCGCCATCAACGCCCTCGAACCCGAAATGGAGGGCCTGTCGGACGAACAACTGCAGGCCAAAACCGTCGAGTTCCGCGACCGTCTTGGTCAGGGCACACGGCTGGACGATATCCTCCCTGAAGCTTTCGCGGTCGTTCGCGAAGCCGCCAAGCGCGTCCATGGCATGCGACATTTCGATGTCCAGCTCATCGGCGGCATGGTGCTGCACGACGGCAAGATCGCCGAAATGCGCACCGGTGAGGGCAAAACCCTGGTGGCGACGCTGCCGACCTATCTCAACGCCCTGGCGGGGAACGGTGTTCACGTGATTACGGTGAACGACTATCTGGCCCGACGCGACGCGGAGTGGATGGGGCGCATCTACAATTTCCTGGGTTTGTCTGTGGGCATCAACCTCTCACAGATGGACGAGGCCAGCAAGCAGGCGGCCTACGCCGCCGACATCACCTACGGCACCAACAACGAATTCGGTTTCGACTACCTTCGCGACAACATGAAGTTCGACGCGGGTGATCGGGTTCAGCGCCCGCTCAGCTACGCCGTGGTGGACGAGGTCGACTCCATCCTGATCGACGAGGCGCGCACGCCGCTGATCATCTCCGGGCAGGCTGAAGATCACACCGATCTGTACCTCAAGCTCAACGAGGTGGCCCCGCTGCTCAAGGAGCAGAAGGGTGAAGAAGACAATGTGACCGAGCCGGGTGATTACACCGTCGACCTCAAGTCGCGTCAGGTTCTGCTCACCGAAGATGGTCATGAGCATGCCGAGCAGATCCTCTCAGAGCGCGGATTGTTGCCGGCGGGCACCTCGCTTTACGAGCCGGCC
Coding sequences within:
- the lpxC gene encoding UDP-3-O-acyl-N-acetylglucosamine deacetylase, which produces MIKQRTLKSSVSATGVGLHGGRKVTLTLRPAAPDTGVVFHRVDLDPVVSMPADPYAVCDTRMCSGLQKDGAKVNTVEHLMSALAGLGVDNVHIDVDAPEIPILDGSASPFVFLVQSAGLEEQKAPKRFLRVRKTVEYKEDDKWVRLEPYDGFRLNFAIVFNHPAISRTGTEVTVDFADQSYARDVARARTFGFTQDVDVLRANGLGLGASMDNAIVMDEYRVLNVDGLRYGDEFVKHKVLDAIGDLYLCGHPLLASYSAYKAGHALNNQILRVLLEDESAWEIVTFEQETKAAPGVAGMFEPVWA
- a CDS encoding DUF721 domain-containing protein, whose protein sequence is MTQPLNRFVGRADTLDRLKAHASRLTRLQTHVAEALPPYLAGLCHVANLKDDVLVIHANNGAIAAKLRQAAPRLLNALLAQGVVLSSIKVATRPPASVPPARPPTIREVSQDTCETLHDLAAHLPEDDPLRKALERFVQHSRTRED